One genomic segment of Actinoplanes ianthinogenes includes these proteins:
- a CDS encoding adenylate kinase, which yields MRRIVVYGVTGSGKSTLARAIGERTGLPYHAVDDLTWEPGWVEVPMPVQRERIAAVCAGDAWVLDSAYLAWLDVPMARADLIVGLDFSRGLCLSRLLRRTLHRAVTRTPVCNGNIESLRELFTRDSIVVQQFRSWPRKRARLRAWCSDPAMPPVLLFRRPREVRDWLAGLGDQGSGLRISR from the coding sequence ATGAGACGCATCGTCGTCTACGGGGTGACCGGGTCGGGCAAGTCGACGCTGGCCCGGGCGATCGGCGAGCGTACCGGTCTGCCGTATCACGCGGTTGACGACCTGACGTGGGAGCCCGGCTGGGTCGAGGTGCCGATGCCGGTGCAGCGGGAGCGGATCGCGGCGGTCTGCGCCGGGGACGCGTGGGTGCTCGACAGCGCGTACCTGGCGTGGCTGGACGTGCCGATGGCCCGCGCGGACCTGATCGTCGGCCTGGACTTCTCGCGCGGGCTGTGCCTGTCGCGGCTGCTGCGCCGCACCCTGCACCGGGCGGTGACCCGCACGCCGGTGTGCAACGGCAACATCGAGTCGTTGCGGGAGCTGTTCACCCGGGACTCGATCGTGGTGCAGCAGTTCCGGTCGTGGCCGCGCAAACGGGCCCGGCTGCGGGCGTGGTGCTCGGATCCGGCGATGCCGCCGGTGCTGCTGTTCCGCCGGCCGCGCGAGGTCCGGGACTGGCTGGCCGGGCTGGGTGATCAGGGCAGCGGTTTGCGCATCTCCAGGTAG
- a CDS encoding alpha/beta fold hydrolase: MTTTLDVNDVTIAYRTAGVAGNPPAVLLHGLGDSAADWDTVLPDLAATHFVYAVDLRGHGASSHPGKYSFELMRDDVLAFLDAAGIPPCLLIGHSMGGTVAALLAIEAPHRVTHLVLEDSSVPRPGSLPRPPLPTPAEPAPFDFAAVNQIRAQLNDPDPAWWQALASLRVPTLIISGAESAIPHELLADSADRIPDAVLVSVTAGHNVHVEQPTAFVTEIHRFLHPA; the protein is encoded by the coding sequence GTGACGACGACGCTGGACGTCAATGATGTGACCATCGCCTATCGCACGGCGGGCGTCGCCGGGAATCCGCCGGCGGTGCTGCTGCACGGGCTCGGCGACAGCGCCGCCGATTGGGACACGGTCCTGCCGGACCTGGCCGCCACCCATTTCGTGTACGCGGTGGATCTGCGCGGGCACGGCGCCAGCTCGCATCCGGGCAAATACTCGTTCGAGTTGATGCGCGACGATGTCCTGGCTTTCCTGGACGCGGCCGGGATTCCCCCGTGCCTGCTGATCGGCCATTCGATGGGCGGCACCGTGGCGGCGCTGCTGGCGATCGAGGCCCCGCACCGGGTCACCCACCTGGTCCTGGAGGACAGCAGCGTCCCGCGCCCGGGCAGCCTGCCCCGGCCGCCGCTGCCCACGCCGGCCGAGCCGGCCCCGTTCGACTTCGCCGCGGTCAACCAGATCCGCGCCCAGCTCAACGACCCGGATCCGGCCTGGTGGCAGGCGCTGGCGAGTCTGCGCGTCCCGACGCTGATCATCAGCGGGGCGGAGAGTGCCATCCCGCACGAGCTGCTCGCCGACTCGGCCGACCGGATCCCGGACGCGGTGCTGGTGTCGGTGACGGCCGGGCACAACGTGCACGTGGAGCAGCCGACCGCGTTCGTCACCGAGATCCACCGGTTCCTGCATCCGGCATGA
- a CDS encoding DoxX family protein, with protein MFAAYVTLTVVTAVFTASAAVTYLIGHDYPKAQLRMKRLPMWWRWLLGVILALGALGLLLGFAVPLLGTLAATGLVLYFAGALIAHLRVGSHDLVGWAVFFVTTVANLVVTLLR; from the coding sequence ATGTTCGCCGCTTACGTCACGCTCACCGTCGTCACCGCTGTCTTCACCGCGAGCGCCGCCGTCACCTATCTGATCGGCCACGACTACCCGAAGGCACAGCTGAGAATGAAGCGCCTGCCGATGTGGTGGCGGTGGCTGCTCGGCGTGATCCTGGCGCTCGGCGCGCTCGGCCTGCTGCTCGGGTTCGCCGTCCCGCTGCTGGGCACGCTCGCCGCGACCGGCCTGGTCCTCTATTTCGCCGGTGCGCTGATCGCCCACCTGCGGGTGGGCTCACACGATCTCGTCGGCTGGGCCGTCTTCTTCGTCACCACGGTCGCCAACCTGGTCGTCACCCTGCTCCGCTAG
- a CDS encoding Ig-like domain-containing protein has product MRHGMRTVAVAAVAAAALTSASLVAGGAAWAAGGAPPQRRDPSPAASDLVAQESTPAPDPSTSEPSGSDPVASSSLPTSAGEEPTIPAPAESTVASDAPAPDVIAPDAEPPSAEFVLPAEVSGQVTVTLVAPSADTASMEVRIGGRSAGYTESAPWSTLGHADGPALVEVVTVDRAGNVGTATQAVTVTNGPAPVVPDLSPTTDPSTPEPDPATSDPSATDPSATDPSATDPSATDPSTSGPSAPEPTTVPAASDPAPAEPTTVTATTDPAVPDTWNLDPDPATTAPAPALTTGAPGTTTVAPAPPTTSPPPADRTPPSSAFAMAGAVRGAVTVALTTAAPDTASMQLQVDGAQRGMTLRAPWSLPWSTIGTTDGWVTVKVTTTDRAGNRAETTRVVRVDNTAPTAAITAPSAVHGTVTVSAGATDATGIAQAQLLVDGRTAGTTTRAPYQFRVATTGTGTHTWTLRVTDLARNVRTVTKTVAYDNAAPTLKVTPARGARVSATFTVRAAAADRGTGVATIRLYAGTRLVKQTTRATLTATVRTGKKPYRFTVRVTDRAGNVTSVTRTVTR; this is encoded by the coding sequence GTGAGACACGGGATGCGCACGGTGGCGGTCGCGGCGGTGGCCGCTGCCGCCCTGACGTCGGCGTCGCTGGTGGCCGGGGGCGCGGCGTGGGCGGCCGGAGGAGCGCCACCGCAGCGCCGGGACCCGTCGCCGGCCGCCTCGGACCTCGTCGCGCAGGAGTCCACGCCCGCGCCGGATCCGAGCACATCGGAGCCCTCCGGCTCGGATCCGGTGGCCTCATCGTCCTTGCCGACGAGTGCCGGTGAGGAGCCGACGATCCCGGCCCCCGCGGAGAGCACCGTCGCATCGGATGCCCCCGCGCCGGACGTCATCGCGCCGGACGCGGAGCCGCCGTCCGCGGAATTCGTTCTGCCCGCGGAGGTGTCCGGGCAGGTCACGGTCACTCTGGTCGCGCCGTCGGCAGACACCGCGAGCATGGAGGTGCGGATCGGCGGACGCAGTGCCGGCTACACCGAGTCGGCGCCGTGGAGCACCCTGGGCCACGCCGACGGGCCGGCGCTGGTCGAGGTCGTGACCGTTGACCGGGCCGGCAACGTCGGCACGGCAACCCAGGCCGTCACGGTCACCAACGGGCCGGCCCCGGTGGTCCCGGACCTGTCACCGACCACCGACCCGTCGACCCCGGAACCCGATCCGGCAACCTCCGACCCGTCGGCCACTGACCCGTCGGCCACTGACCCGTCGGCCACTGACCCGTCGGCCACTGATCCGTCGACCTCTGGCCCGTCGGCTCCGGAGCCGACGACCGTGCCGGCCGCTTCTGACCCCGCACCCGCGGAGCCGACGACCGTCACGGCAACCACCGACCCGGCGGTTCCCGACACGTGGAACCTGGACCCGGATCCGGCGACGACCGCCCCGGCCCCGGCCCTCACGACCGGCGCCCCTGGCACGACCACCGTCGCCCCGGCGCCGCCCACCACCTCGCCGCCCCCGGCAGACCGCACACCGCCCTCCTCCGCCTTCGCCATGGCCGGCGCCGTCCGCGGCGCCGTCACCGTCGCCCTGACCACCGCCGCCCCCGACACCGCCTCCATGCAACTGCAGGTCGACGGCGCCCAACGAGGCATGACCCTCCGCGCCCCCTGGTCCCTGCCGTGGAGCACCATCGGCACCACCGACGGCTGGGTCACCGTCAAAGTCACCACCACCGACCGCGCCGGCAACCGCGCCGAGACCACCCGCGTGGTCCGCGTCGACAACACCGCCCCCACCGCCGCGATCACCGCACCGTCCGCGGTCCACGGCACCGTCACGGTGAGCGCCGGCGCCACCGACGCCACCGGCATCGCCCAGGCCCAGCTCCTGGTCGACGGGCGGACGGCCGGCACCACCACCCGCGCTCCGTACCAGTTCCGGGTCGCCACCACCGGCACCGGCACCCACACCTGGACCCTGCGCGTCACCGACCTGGCCCGCAACGTCCGCACGGTCACCAAGACCGTCGCCTACGACAACGCCGCCCCGACCCTCAAGGTGACCCCGGCGCGCGGCGCCCGGGTCTCGGCGACCTTCACCGTCCGGGCGGCGGCCGCGGACCGGGGCACCGGCGTTGCCACGATCCGGCTCTACGCCGGCACCAGGCTGGTCAAGCAGACGACGCGGGCGACGCTGACCGCGACCGTGCGCACCGGCAAGAAGCCCTACCGCTTCACCGTCCGGGTGACCGACCGGGCCGGCAACGTCACCTCAGTGACGCGGACCGTCACCCGCTGA
- a CDS encoding class I SAM-dependent methyltransferase produces MGLIAYDDADAAAFQATRHLPADALAPWRAAITRHLDPRPGMRLLDLGCGTGSWTRAFGTWWPDVTVVAVDPSPAMRDRAGGTVVLAGDAASIPAADGSIDAVWISTVIHHVPDLAAAAREIRRVLAPGAPVLIRSAFPGRGDGLTLCRYWPETIAVLDERYPSVATIAEAFATAGFTVAGLEPVTQVSAPSLAVAADGLRRQAHTLLQLISDEAYANGVDRLRAAARTVTGPQTDTLDLLVLR; encoded by the coding sequence ATGGGACTTATCGCGTACGACGACGCGGACGCTGCCGCGTTCCAGGCGACCCGGCACCTGCCCGCCGACGCTCTCGCACCGTGGCGGGCGGCGATCACCCGGCACCTGGATCCGCGGCCCGGCATGCGGCTGCTCGACCTCGGCTGCGGCACCGGCAGCTGGACCAGGGCTTTCGGTACGTGGTGGCCGGACGTCACCGTCGTCGCCGTCGACCCGTCACCGGCCATGCGCGACCGCGCCGGCGGCACGGTGGTGCTGGCCGGCGACGCCGCGAGCATCCCGGCCGCGGACGGCAGCATCGACGCGGTCTGGATCTCCACGGTGATCCACCACGTGCCCGACCTGGCCGCGGCGGCCCGGGAGATCCGGCGGGTGCTCGCCCCGGGGGCCCCGGTGCTGATCCGCTCGGCGTTCCCGGGCCGCGGCGACGGGTTGACGCTGTGCCGGTACTGGCCGGAAACGATCGCGGTGCTCGACGAGCGGTATCCGAGTGTCGCGACGATCGCGGAGGCGTTCGCGACGGCCGGGTTCACGGTGGCCGGGCTGGAGCCGGTCACCCAGGTGTCGGCGCCGTCGCTGGCCGTGGCCGCCGACGGGCTGCGCAGGCAGGCGCACACGCTGCTGCAACTGATCAGCGATGAGGCGTACGCGAACGGGGTTGATCGTCTGCGCGCGGCGGCGCGGACCGTGACCGGGCCGCAGACCGACACCCTCGACCTGCTCGTCCTGCGGTGA
- a CDS encoding DUF6817 domain-containing protein: MSFDSAKAFLREHGAEAIEHPGGTLYAHLCRVADRLAELGAGPDVQLAGLTHATYGTDGFPRPLLALTARDRLRAVIGEPAETLVYLYGACDRDRTWPMLAETATVHDRFTGEAVRLDGGQLMPFVDLSIVNELDVIEHHPRLLAEHGPYFHDLFDRWALVTSPDVADEAQRVLTGI; the protein is encoded by the coding sequence ATGAGCTTCGACAGTGCGAAGGCGTTCCTGCGCGAGCACGGCGCGGAGGCGATCGAGCATCCCGGCGGCACCCTGTACGCGCACCTGTGCCGGGTCGCGGACCGGCTCGCCGAGCTGGGCGCCGGCCCCGATGTGCAGCTGGCGGGGCTGACCCACGCGACCTACGGCACCGACGGTTTCCCGCGCCCGCTACTGGCGCTCACCGCTCGTGACCGGTTGCGCGCGGTGATCGGCGAGCCCGCCGAAACCCTGGTCTACCTGTACGGCGCGTGTGATCGTGATCGGACATGGCCGATGCTGGCCGAGACCGCGACCGTGCACGACCGGTTCACCGGCGAGGCGGTGCGGCTCGACGGCGGGCAGCTGATGCCGTTCGTCGACCTGAGCATCGTCAACGAGCTCGACGTGATCGAACACCATCCGCGGCTGCTGGCCGAACACGGCCCGTACTTCCACGACCTGTTCGACCGGTGGGCCCTGGTCACCTCACCGGACGTGGCCGACGAGGCCCAGCGCGTGCTGACCGGCATCTGA
- a CDS encoding maleylpyruvate isomerase family mycothiol-dependent enzyme gives MEWLAPERYLAAMESETARLAAVIGGRDPGESVPACPEWTLRDLVTHVGTGHRLAAGVVEREARTSPGYELIPAPDAVRQWPDWLVSGSERLRRAVAEHGFGTEVWTWSPRYRTAGFWLRRMLHDLVIHRFDATPGDDFEIDGDLAADGVADMLLCIETLSRSGARMAGVRGSGETLLFTDGDRSWQVTLTPDGATWRDGDGPADVVCRAPAAQLLLMLNRRRAPGPVDGDRELLARWREHTRF, from the coding sequence GTGGAGTGGCTTGCACCGGAGCGGTATCTGGCGGCCATGGAGTCGGAGACGGCCCGGCTGGCGGCGGTGATCGGTGGGCGGGACCCGGGCGAGAGCGTGCCGGCCTGCCCGGAGTGGACGCTGCGGGACCTGGTCACGCATGTCGGGACCGGGCATCGCCTCGCGGCCGGGGTGGTGGAGCGGGAGGCGCGGACGTCACCCGGGTATGAGCTTATTCCGGCGCCGGATGCGGTGCGGCAGTGGCCGGACTGGCTGGTCAGCGGGTCGGAGCGGCTGCGGCGGGCGGTGGCGGAGCACGGGTTCGGCACCGAGGTGTGGACGTGGTCGCCGCGGTATCGCACGGCCGGGTTCTGGCTGCGGCGGATGCTGCATGACCTGGTGATTCACCGGTTCGACGCGACGCCCGGCGACGACTTCGAGATCGACGGCGACCTGGCGGCGGACGGGGTGGCCGACATGCTGCTGTGCATCGAGACGCTCAGCCGGTCCGGGGCGCGGATGGCGGGGGTGCGCGGCTCCGGCGAGACGTTGCTGTTCACCGACGGTGACCGGAGCTGGCAGGTGACGCTGACCCCGGACGGGGCGACCTGGCGCGACGGGGACGGGCCGGCCGACGTCGTCTGCCGGGCACCGGCCGCGCAGTTGCTGCTGATGCTGAACCGGCGCCGGGCGCCCGGGCCGGTCGACGGGGACCGGGAGCTGCTCGCACGGTGGCGGGAGCACACCCGGTTCTGA
- a CDS encoding glycoside hydrolase family 11 protein, with product MNATARPRGRTRTRLIISAASAVLLAAASVTLSSVAHAEADRTITSNQTGTHNGYFFSYWKDSGNVTMTLGAGGSYSVQMNGINNSVVGKGWKPGSSHTVNYSGSFNCGGNCYLALYGWTTNPLIEYYVVENFGNYNPSTGAQRLGSVTTDGSTYDIYRTQRVNQPSIIGTATFYQYWSVRQQHRTGGTITTANHFNAWRNLGLNLGSHDYQILATEGYQSNVSSNITVSEGSNPSQSPPSSPPVSPSSPSGGPGACRVTNSVNAWNNGLTDNITITNTGSSAINGWSLKFNLASGQTITSGWSATYSPSSGAVTATNVGYNGSIPPGGSTTIGFQANHSGNAAAPTGFALNGAACS from the coding sequence GTGAACGCCACTGCTCGCCCCCGCGGGCGCACCCGCACGAGGCTGATCATCAGCGCGGCCAGTGCCGTCCTACTGGCCGCCGCCTCGGTGACGCTCTCCAGCGTCGCCCACGCCGAGGCCGACCGCACCATCACGTCCAACCAGACCGGTACGCACAACGGCTACTTCTTCTCGTACTGGAAGGACAGCGGCAACGTCACCATGACGCTGGGCGCCGGCGGCAGCTACAGCGTCCAGATGAACGGGATCAACAACTCGGTCGTGGGCAAGGGCTGGAAGCCCGGCTCGTCCCACACGGTGAACTACTCCGGCTCGTTCAACTGCGGCGGCAACTGCTATCTGGCCCTGTACGGCTGGACGACCAACCCGCTGATCGAGTACTACGTCGTCGAGAACTTCGGCAACTACAACCCGAGCACGGGCGCCCAGCGGCTCGGCTCGGTGACCACCGACGGCAGCACGTACGACATCTACCGCACCCAGCGGGTCAACCAGCCGTCCATCATCGGCACGGCGACGTTCTACCAGTACTGGAGCGTCCGCCAGCAGCACCGCACCGGCGGCACCATAACCACCGCCAACCACTTCAACGCGTGGCGCAACCTCGGCCTGAACCTCGGCTCGCACGACTACCAGATCCTGGCGACCGAGGGCTACCAGAGCAACGTCAGCTCCAACATCACGGTGAGCGAGGGCTCGAACCCGTCGCAGTCGCCCCCCTCGTCGCCCCCGGTCTCCCCGAGCTCGCCCAGCGGCGGCCCCGGCGCGTGCCGGGTGACCAACTCGGTCAACGCCTGGAACAACGGGCTGACGGACAACATCACCATCACCAACACCGGATCGAGCGCCATCAACGGCTGGTCGCTCAAGTTCAATCTGGCGTCCGGCCAGACCATCACCTCGGGCTGGAGCGCCACGTACTCCCCGTCGAGCGGCGCCGTCACCGCGACGAACGTCGGCTACAACGGCTCCATCCCGCCCGGTGGCTCGACCACGATCGGCTTCCAGGCCAACCACAGCGGCAACGCAGCCGCCCCGACAGGCTTCGCCCTGAACGGCGCAGCCTGCAGCTAG
- a CDS encoding DUF402 domain-containing protein codes for MPTGVTVVRDGRVRAGGYRDGQAVVYDWGFTAHGVDYVQRSFVLLDTGFQINQPATFPEQQRGWWYCDLVRVVDEGHTVHVDDNWIDVIVGPPEHPYRVLDLDEYADAIAAGELDAADGVDGLRRTQLFLDRHLNRRHDTRRDRWPDFPPRAIAALAGLPVVPGWEHLDT; via the coding sequence ATGCCGACTGGTGTGACGGTGGTCCGGGACGGGCGTGTCCGGGCTGGTGGCTATCGCGACGGGCAGGCAGTGGTCTACGACTGGGGGTTCACGGCCCACGGCGTCGATTATGTACAGCGCAGCTTTGTGCTGCTGGACACCGGGTTTCAGATCAATCAGCCGGCGACGTTTCCGGAGCAGCAGCGTGGCTGGTGGTACTGCGACCTGGTCCGGGTCGTCGACGAGGGGCACACGGTGCACGTCGACGACAACTGGATCGACGTGATCGTCGGGCCGCCGGAGCATCCCTACCGGGTGCTCGACCTCGACGAGTATGCCGACGCGATCGCGGCTGGTGAGCTCGATGCGGCCGACGGCGTGGACGGGCTGCGCCGGACCCAGTTGTTCCTGGACCGGCACCTCAACCGGCGCCACGACACGCGGCGGGACCGGTGGCCCGACTTTCCGCCGCGCGCGATTGCGGCCCTGGCCGGGCTTCCCGTCGTGCCGGGGTGGGAACACCTCGACACGTAG
- a CDS encoding ArsR/SmtB family transcription factor, which translates to MADPVAKAELFDSLARVGKALGSGKRLELLDLLAQGERSVEHLATAARLGLSTCSAHLQALRQAGLVATRRDGTKIHYRLAGPDVAALYALLRDVAGARNAEAAAARDAYLGPDDTEAVDRDELRRRLTAGDVIAVDVRPAEEYAAGHIPGAVSIPLDQLAERITELPADVEVVAYCRGAYCVLSHEAVRLLADHGRPAFRLADGMLEWRRDQLPIAA; encoded by the coding sequence ATGGCTGATCCGGTTGCCAAAGCTGAGCTGTTCGACTCCCTCGCCCGCGTCGGCAAGGCCCTGGGTAGCGGCAAGCGCCTGGAGCTGCTGGACCTGCTGGCGCAGGGCGAACGCAGTGTCGAGCACCTCGCCACCGCGGCCCGCCTGGGTCTGAGCACCTGTTCGGCGCACCTGCAGGCGCTGCGCCAGGCCGGGCTCGTCGCGACCCGCCGCGACGGCACGAAGATTCACTACCGGCTGGCCGGGCCGGACGTCGCCGCCCTCTACGCCTTGCTGCGTGACGTCGCCGGCGCCCGCAACGCCGAGGCGGCCGCCGCCCGTGACGCCTACCTCGGCCCGGACGACACCGAGGCGGTCGACCGCGACGAGCTGCGCCGCCGCCTCACCGCCGGTGACGTGATCGCCGTGGACGTGCGCCCGGCCGAGGAGTACGCCGCCGGGCACATCCCTGGCGCCGTCTCCATCCCCCTGGACCAGCTTGCCGAGCGGATCACCGAACTGCCCGCCGACGTCGAGGTCGTCGCCTACTGCCGCGGCGCCTACTGTGTGCTGTCCCACGAGGCGGTCCGGCTTCTCGCCGACCACGGCCGTCCCGCGTTCCGGCTCGCCGACGGCATGCTCGAATGGCGCCGCGACCAGCTGCCGATCGCCGCGTGA
- a CDS encoding MBL fold metallo-hydrolase, producing MQQARLIPLVDEGLGNSAYLLDTGDGRALAVDAPRDLRALRAAASKRGLTVAWAADTHLHADFLSGAVQLAATDGAQILASAAGMRAFEHRGLADGDDVDLGGLTLRALATPGHTDEHLSFLLLDGPAPVGVFTGGSLIVGSAARTDLLGDDRTAELARAQYASVHRLATLPDATHVWPTHGAGSFCSAPPGAARTSTIGAEKTSNPLLAVPDADAFVAQLIGSLGSYPAYFRWLAETNRRGPAVIDTTPALPQLSAGQVRRLLTDGAVIVDVRPVTDVAAGHIPGAIAIPLRAQFATWLGWLVSPETPVAIVRNPDQDPADILWPALNIGFERLAGELAGGMNAWTGALTTTRLVRPDQIDTPVLDVRQANEYGGGHLPGAVHVELGRLPTTGNPVPAGPAVVMCGHGERAMTAATLLARTGRRDLAVLTGGPDDWATATGRRLREGS from the coding sequence ATGCAGCAGGCGCGGTTGATCCCGCTGGTGGACGAGGGGCTGGGTAACAGTGCCTACCTGCTCGACACCGGCGACGGCCGGGCGCTGGCCGTGGACGCGCCCCGGGACCTGCGGGCGCTGCGGGCCGCAGCGAGCAAGCGCGGCTTGACGGTGGCGTGGGCGGCCGACACACACCTGCATGCCGACTTCCTTTCCGGCGCCGTGCAGCTGGCGGCGACCGACGGCGCGCAGATTCTGGCGTCGGCGGCAGGGATGCGCGCGTTCGAGCATCGCGGCCTGGCCGACGGCGACGACGTGGACCTCGGCGGGCTCACCCTGCGTGCCCTCGCCACACCGGGGCATACCGATGAGCATCTGTCGTTCCTGCTGCTCGACGGCCCGGCGCCGGTGGGCGTGTTCACCGGCGGGTCGCTGATCGTCGGTTCCGCCGCCCGCACCGACCTGCTCGGCGACGACCGCACCGCCGAGCTGGCCCGTGCGCAGTACGCGTCGGTGCACCGCCTCGCCACGCTGCCCGACGCCACCCACGTGTGGCCCACCCACGGCGCCGGCTCGTTCTGCTCCGCCCCGCCCGGCGCCGCCCGCACCAGCACCATCGGCGCGGAAAAGACCAGCAACCCGCTGCTGGCCGTGCCGGACGCCGACGCGTTCGTCGCGCAGCTCATCGGCTCGCTCGGCTCCTACCCGGCGTACTTCCGGTGGCTGGCCGAGACCAACCGGCGTGGCCCCGCCGTCATCGACACCACGCCGGCCCTGCCGCAGCTGTCCGCGGGCCAGGTGCGCCGGCTGCTCACCGACGGGGCGGTGATCGTGGACGTGCGGCCGGTCACCGACGTCGCCGCCGGGCACATCCCCGGCGCGATCGCGATCCCGCTGCGCGCACAGTTCGCCACCTGGCTCGGCTGGCTCGTCAGCCCCGAGACCCCGGTGGCGATCGTGCGCAACCCCGACCAGGACCCGGCCGACATCCTGTGGCCTGCGCTGAACATCGGCTTCGAGCGCCTGGCCGGGGAACTCGCCGGCGGCATGAACGCCTGGACCGGTGCGCTCACCACCACCCGCCTGGTCCGCCCTGATCAGATCGACACACCGGTGCTCGACGTCCGGCAGGCGAACGAATACGGCGGGGGGCACCTGCCCGGCGCCGTCCACGTCGAGCTCGGCCGGCTGCCTACCACCGGCAACCCGGTGCCGGCCGGGCCCGCGGTGGTGATGTGCGGGCACGGCGAACGGGCCATGACCGCCGCCACCCTGCTCGCGCGCACCGGCCGCCGCGACCTGGCCGTGCTGACCGGCGGGCCCGACGACTGGGCCACCGCAACCGGCCGCCGCCTGCGGGAGGGCTCATGA
- a CDS encoding MFS transporter — protein sequence MTTTGTTPRLGLAVNAAQFSLLVVVNALVGGVLGSERTVLPLLADREFALAAYTAGLTYILAFGVSKAATNFFAGTLSDKYGRKPVLLAGWAVAIPIPAMLIWAPNWGWIVAANVLLGINQGLAWSTTVIMKIDLAGPHRRGLAMGLNEAAGYLAVAATAMATGALAAAYGLRPAPFLLTATYIALGLGLSAVLVRETRGHARHEAATHTAGPHSGQLSTGQVFALAGWREPALSSASQAGMVNNLNDGLAWGLFPILFAAAGLSLTQIGALAALYPAVWGLGQLATGPASDRYGRKPFIVAGMLAQAAALAVIALADGFTAWAGAAVLLGAGTAAVYPTLLASISDVAHPAWRARAVGIYRLWRDGGFAAGALLAGIIADLAGIHAAIWVVAALTAASGLLAWTRMYETHPRPSTDTSAS from the coding sequence ATGACCACCACCGGCACGACGCCCCGGCTGGGCCTGGCGGTCAACGCCGCCCAGTTCAGCCTGCTGGTCGTGGTCAACGCCCTCGTCGGCGGTGTCCTCGGCTCCGAACGCACCGTGCTGCCGCTGCTCGCCGACCGCGAGTTCGCCCTGGCCGCCTACACCGCCGGACTGACCTACATCCTCGCGTTCGGCGTCAGCAAGGCCGCCACCAACTTCTTCGCCGGCACCCTCTCCGACAAGTACGGACGCAAACCGGTCCTGCTCGCCGGCTGGGCGGTCGCGATCCCGATCCCGGCCATGCTGATCTGGGCACCGAACTGGGGCTGGATCGTCGCGGCGAACGTGCTGCTCGGCATCAACCAAGGGCTGGCCTGGTCCACCACCGTCATCATGAAGATCGACCTCGCCGGCCCGCACCGCCGCGGCCTCGCGATGGGCTTGAACGAAGCCGCCGGCTACCTCGCCGTCGCCGCGACCGCGATGGCCACCGGCGCCCTCGCCGCGGCCTACGGGCTGCGCCCGGCGCCGTTCCTGCTCACCGCCACCTACATCGCCCTCGGCCTCGGCCTGTCGGCCGTGCTCGTCCGCGAGACGCGCGGCCACGCCCGACACGAAGCCGCCACCCACACCGCCGGCCCGCACAGCGGTCAGCTGTCGACCGGGCAGGTGTTCGCCCTGGCCGGCTGGCGCGAACCGGCCCTGTCCTCCGCCAGCCAAGCCGGCATGGTCAACAACCTCAACGACGGCCTGGCCTGGGGCCTGTTCCCGATCCTGTTCGCCGCTGCCGGGCTGTCGCTGACCCAGATCGGCGCCCTGGCCGCCCTCTACCCGGCTGTGTGGGGCCTCGGGCAACTCGCCACCGGCCCGGCGTCCGACCGCTACGGCCGCAAACCCTTCATCGTCGCCGGCATGCTTGCCCAAGCCGCCGCCCTCGCCGTGATCGCGCTCGCCGACGGCTTCACCGCCTGGGCCGGCGCGGCCGTGCTGCTCGGCGCCGGCACCGCCGCGGTGTACCCGACCCTGCTCGCCTCGATCAGCGACGTCGCCCACCCCGCCTGGCGGGCACGGGCCGTCGGGATCTACCGGCTGTGGCGCGACGGCGGCTTCGCCGCCGGCGCCCTGCTCGCCGGGATCATCGCCGACCTCGCCGGCATCCACGCCGCCATCTGGGTCGTCGCCGCCCTCACCGCCGCCTCCGGCCTGCTGGCCTGGACGCGCATGTACGAAACCCACCCCCGTCCCAGCACGGACACCAGCGCCTCATGA
- a CDS encoding antibiotic biosynthesis monooxygenase: MTAMELARFTVDPEDVDAMLDARPAMLRALRDRFEGFEALHLVRLDERTWLDVVRWASRAQADEAAAVIFELPECRAAFAYIKEVVAMEHGEILFAGDHRVS; the protein is encoded by the coding sequence ATGACGGCGATGGAGCTGGCCCGGTTCACCGTGGACCCTGAAGACGTGGATGCGATGCTGGACGCGCGTCCTGCCATGCTGAGGGCGCTGCGGGACCGGTTCGAGGGGTTCGAGGCCTTGCATCTGGTACGTCTGGACGAGCGGACCTGGCTGGACGTGGTGCGGTGGGCCAGCCGGGCGCAGGCCGACGAGGCGGCCGCTGTGATTTTCGAGCTGCCGGAGTGCCGGGCCGCGTTCGCGTACATCAAGGAGGTCGTCGCCATGGAGCACGGCGAAATCCTCTTCGCGGGCGACCACCGTGTCTCCTGA